One stretch of Myxococcales bacterium DNA includes these proteins:
- a CDS encoding redox-sensing transcriptional repressor Rex codes for MQKVSPKTIGRLSLYRGLLENLRQDGNSTVFSHELAAAANCSAAQVRRDLMSIEYSGSPVHGYQVTELIDRIDIFLDRPEGTNVALVGVGNLGRAVLDYFRARRPKISIVAAFDINENKTDRVILGCPVYPMSRLADIVTAKNILVGIVTVPAASAQQVAERLIRADVKGILNFAPIRLKVPHHVYVEDVDITMCLEKVAYFSWLRTEERGVRAS; via the coding sequence ATGCAAAAAGTTTCACCCAAAACCATCGGACGTTTGAGCCTCTACCGCGGCCTGCTTGAAAACCTGCGGCAGGACGGCAACTCGACGGTCTTTTCGCACGAACTGGCCGCCGCCGCCAATTGCTCCGCCGCGCAGGTTCGCCGGGATCTCATGTCGATCGAATATTCCGGCAGCCCGGTGCACGGCTATCAAGTTACCGAACTGATCGATCGCATCGATATCTTTCTGGATCGTCCGGAAGGAACCAATGTAGCGTTAGTGGGGGTGGGGAACCTGGGAAGAGCGGTCCTGGATTATTTCCGCGCTCGTCGGCCCAAGATTTCCATCGTCGCGGCATTCGACATCAACGAGAACAAAACCGACCGCGTAATACTCGGATGCCCGGTTTATCCAATGAGCCGCCTCGCCGACATCGTCACGGCCAAAAACATCTTGGTGGGCATCGTCACGGTTCCGGCAGCCAGCGCCCAGCAAGTCGCCGAGCGGCTCATTCGCGCCGATGTGAAGGGAATTCTCAACTTCGCGCCGATCCGACTGAAGGTTCCCCACCATGTTTACGTCGAAGACGTCGATATCACCATGTGTCTGGAGAAGGTCGCATATTTTTCCTGGCTTCGGACTGAAGAACGAGGAGTGAGGGCATCATGA
- a CDS encoding glycosyltransferase, with protein sequence MTATTYFVIPIYNEAGNIGRVVSDIATRFPAGDWRVVVVDDGSQDESAAILAGLSTRFGDQVVVVTHEINRGVPAALSSGFGRAAQMAGDGDYLLCIEGDGTSNPALYEPIRAGLAAGNEIVIASRYIPGGGWVGFPWHRRLISRVGNWGLHRLFPYPHVTDFSIFYRGYRMSLVNKVLARWGARAFSGRFFSANTGFLFCCLFERPPVAEVAHFYVYNLKRSMTKFRLRQALYGYLPLIARISPWRLRQICLAERAVKFKN encoded by the coding sequence ATGACGGCGACTACCTACTTCGTCATCCCGATATACAACGAAGCCGGCAACATCGGCCGGGTGGTTTCCGATATCGCGACGCGATTTCCGGCCGGCGACTGGCGGGTCGTGGTCGTGGACGACGGCAGCCAGGACGAATCGGCGGCCATTCTGGCCGGTTTGTCGACGCGATTCGGCGACCAGGTGGTCGTCGTCACCCACGAAATCAATCGCGGCGTTCCCGCGGCTTTGTCCTCGGGATTCGGCCGCGCGGCGCAAATGGCCGGCGACGGCGATTACCTGCTTTGCATCGAGGGCGACGGCACGAGTAATCCGGCGCTCTATGAACCGATTCGCGCCGGTCTGGCCGCCGGCAACGAAATCGTGATCGCTTCGCGCTATATCCCCGGCGGCGGCTGGGTCGGATTTCCCTGGCATCGCCGACTGATCAGCCGGGTGGGGAATTGGGGCCTGCACCGCTTGTTTCCCTATCCGCACGTCACCGATTTTTCCATTTTTTATCGCGGTTACCGAATGAGTTTGGTGAATAAGGTGCTGGCCAGATGGGGCGCTCGGGCTTTTTCCGGCCGATTTTTTTCGGCGAATACCGGTTTTCTGTTTTGCTGTTTGTTCGAACGGCCGCCAGTGGCGGAAGTGGCTCATTTCTACGTCTACAACTTGAAGCGCAGCATGACGAAGTTTCGCTTGCGACAGGCGTTGTACGGTTATTTGCCGTTAATCGCCCGGATTTCTCCTTGGCGGTTGCGCCAAATTTGTCTGGCTGAACGAGCAGTGAAATTTAAAAATTGA
- a CDS encoding NADH-quinone oxidoreductase subunit NuoF, with translation MSELLFQHFGEACWHRPEKPCPELVHCLQHGPRCGADETKRAEHEELIAQLKREKINQPVIYVGTGTCGLGAGAGKTLAAVNQYLADHQLNYPVVEVGCVGMCSNEPLLEVQLPGRPRVMFAKVTAEKVNAVLDGALSGKYEGEGIVGQDKHDKLAPYPGVPYLADHEFFKPQTRWVLVNCGIIDPNSIEEYIARGGYQALTKALKTMTPAAVCDTVEKSGLRGRGGAGFPTGTKWKFALNQSSAQKYVICNADEGDPGAFMDRAVIEGDPHRVLEGLTIAAYAIGANKAYIYIRAEYPLAIKRLKTAIAQSKEYGLIGQNILDSGFNFQVVIKQGAGAFVCGEETALIHSVEGKRGMPRPRPPFPAVSGLFGKPTVINNVETLANLAAILDHGPEWFSAVGTAGSKGTKVFALSGKVRRTGLVEVAMGTSVRQIVFDIGGGPAEGKTYKAVQMGGPSGGCIPEQHLDIDVDYESLKRVGAIMGSGGMVVMDSDNCMVDVAKFFMDFIQRESCGKCIPCREGTRRMLEILQSITRGRRAETGFQALERFKGTMHLEHLAEVIKDTSLCGLGQTAPNPVLSTLRWFRHEYEAHIFDRHCPAGVCTELLNYTINPEVCTGCTSCARKCPAEAIMGNPKAPHYIVQDKCIGCGTCLTVCRFHAVSAS, from the coding sequence ATGAGCGAGTTGTTGTTTCAGCATTTTGGCGAAGCTTGCTGGCACCGGCCCGAAAAGCCCTGCCCCGAACTGGTACATTGCCTCCAGCACGGGCCGCGCTGCGGCGCCGACGAGACCAAGCGAGCCGAGCACGAGGAATTGATCGCGCAATTGAAGCGCGAAAAAATCAACCAGCCGGTCATCTACGTCGGGACGGGCACCTGCGGCCTGGGCGCCGGCGCCGGCAAAACCCTCGCCGCGGTCAACCAATACCTGGCCGATCATCAGTTGAATTACCCGGTGGTCGAGGTCGGTTGCGTGGGCATGTGCAGCAACGAACCGCTGCTCGAGGTCCAACTTCCCGGCCGGCCGCGCGTCATGTTCGCGAAGGTGACCGCCGAGAAAGTGAACGCGGTCCTCGACGGCGCCCTGAGCGGCAAGTACGAGGGCGAAGGCATCGTCGGGCAGGATAAGCACGACAAGCTGGCGCCATATCCCGGCGTGCCGTACCTGGCCGATCACGAGTTCTTCAAGCCCCAGACCCGCTGGGTCCTGGTAAACTGCGGCATCATCGACCCCAACAGCATCGAGGAATACATCGCCCGCGGCGGTTACCAGGCGTTGACCAAGGCTCTGAAGACCATGACTCCGGCCGCGGTCTGCGACACGGTCGAAAAAAGCGGTCTGCGCGGCCGCGGCGGCGCCGGCTTCCCCACCGGCACCAAATGGAAGTTCGCGCTCAATCAGTCCAGCGCCCAGAAATACGTCATTTGCAACGCCGACGAGGGCGACCCCGGCGCGTTCATGGACCGGGCGGTGATCGAAGGCGATCCGCACCGCGTCCTCGAAGGGTTAACCATCGCCGCTTACGCCATCGGCGCCAACAAGGCCTACATCTATATCCGCGCCGAGTATCCGCTGGCGATCAAGCGCCTCAAGACCGCCATCGCCCAATCCAAGGAATACGGCCTGATCGGCCAGAACATCCTGGACAGCGGCTTCAACTTCCAGGTGGTCATCAAGCAGGGCGCCGGCGCCTTCGTCTGCGGCGAGGAAACCGCGCTCATCCACAGCGTCGAGGGCAAACGCGGCATGCCGCGCCCGCGGCCGCCGTTCCCGGCGGTGTCGGGCCTGTTCGGCAAGCCGACGGTCATCAACAACGTCGAGACGCTGGCCAACCTGGCGGCGATTCTCGATCACGGCCCGGAATGGTTCAGCGCCGTGGGGACGGCGGGCAGCAAGGGCACCAAGGTGTTCGCGCTGTCGGGCAAGGTGCGGCGCACCGGCCTGGTCGAGGTCGCGATGGGCACTTCGGTCCGGCAAATCGTGTTCGACATCGGCGGCGGTCCGGCCGAGGGCAAGACCTACAAAGCGGTGCAGATGGGCGGCCCGTCCGGCGGCTGCATTCCCGAGCAGCACCTCGACATCGACGTCGATTACGAATCCCTCAAGCGCGTCGGCGCGATCATGGGCTCCGGCGGCATGGTGGTGATGGACAGCGACAACTGCATGGTCGACGTCGCCAAGTTCTTCATGGATTTCATCCAGCGCGAGAGCTGCGGCAAGTGCATCCCGTGCCGCGAAGGCACCCGGCGCATGCTGGAGATCCTGCAAAGCATCACCCGCGGGCGCCGCGCCGAGACCGGCTTCCAGGCCCTGGAGCGGTTCAAGGGCACGATGCACCTCGAACACCTGGCCGAGGTGATCAAGGACACCAGCCTGTGCGGCCTGGGACAGACCGCGCCCAATCCCGTGCTCAGCACCCTGCGCTGGTTCCGGCACGAATACGAGGCGCACATCTTCGACCGGCACTGCCCGGCGGGCGTCTGCACCGAACTTTTGAACTACACGATCAACCCCGAGGTCTGCACCGGTTGCACCTCGTGCGCCCGGAAATGCCCGGCCGAGGCCATCATGGGCAACCCGAAGGCGCCGCATTACATCGTGCAGGACAAATGCATCGGTTGCGGCACGTGCCTCACCGTCTGCCGCTTCCATGCCGTTTCGGCGAGTTGA
- a CDS encoding response regulator — MRDGKYVILCVDDDPDLLDILRTILEANGYLMVEAGSAEDGLKEYKQTHPDLLIVDLMMEEVDAGVTLARELKLLDNQAPVYLLSSVGDQVSQNIDFTELNLSGVFQKPIDSKMLLSVLKAKLK; from the coding sequence ATGCGGGACGGTAAATACGTCATCCTTTGCGTCGACGACGATCCGGATCTACTCGATATTCTGCGCACGATCCTGGAAGCCAACGGCTACCTCATGGTCGAAGCCGGCAGCGCCGAGGACGGGCTCAAAGAATACAAGCAAACCCATCCCGATTTGCTGATCGTGGATTTGATGATGGAAGAGGTGGATGCGGGAGTGACTCTCGCCCGCGAGCTCAAGCTGCTCGACAACCAGGCGCCGGTGTACCTGCTCAGTTCGGTGGGCGATCAGGTCAGCCAGAACATCGACTTCACCGAGCTGAACCTCTCCGGCGTGTTCCAGAAGCCGATCGATTCGAAAATGCTGTTGTCGGTGCTCAAGGCCAAGCTGAAGTAG
- the nuoE gene encoding NADH-quinone oxidoreductase subunit NuoE: MSVDITAILSKYPNASRDALIPILQEVQETCGYLSRDLVVQIGHHLGLPASKIYGVATFYNQFRFQAPGKNHVQVCRGTACHVKGSAAVLEAVKRALKIEPGQTTRDGLFSLEIVACIGACGLAPVIRVGEEYYAGVTPDSVKKIFDSYRQKEAQQ, from the coding sequence ATGAGCGTCGACATTACAGCAATCTTGTCCAAGTATCCCAATGCAAGTCGCGATGCGCTGATCCCCATCTTGCAGGAGGTGCAAGAGACCTGCGGGTATCTCTCGCGGGATCTGGTGGTGCAGATCGGCCATCACCTCGGCTTGCCGGCCAGCAAAATCTACGGCGTGGCCACTTTTTACAACCAGTTTCGCTTTCAGGCTCCCGGCAAGAACCACGTACAGGTCTGCCGCGGCACGGCCTGTCACGTCAAGGGCTCCGCGGCGGTGCTCGAGGCGGTCAAGCGAGCGCTGAAGATCGAGCCGGGGCAGACGACCCGCGACGGCTTGTTCAGCCTCGAGATCGTGGCCTGCATCGGCGCCTGCGGTTTGGCCCCGGTGATCCGCGTCGGCGAGGAATACTACGCCGGTGTGACGCCGGACAGCGTCAAGAAAATTTTTGACTCCTATCGTCAGAAGGAAGCGCAACAATGA